Proteins from a genomic interval of Corallincola holothuriorum:
- a CDS encoding VCBS domain-containing protein, with protein sequence MTKSDKDNKQPHTLGLSVPDANDQSQMEQTSLHGKKSTRKAFQKSKQIDKDVKRLKAKELRDKELKTTGDNEDLVAAKSKAAPVSSQNEQSAPEQLLEDPAEKQAQTNINIANVEQKAIQSRESEGGSEQQQSIDNAPEAPTKSSGTVRYHGTHGNIIPTDTHIPPVTTAPDISVAKTAQENNAATFIRQKTVKAPDNSGPHTNPPQGQATNTNTKEQMLGKGHIPPTDGHTSVTQTGSSSEKDPLGAPLIPSPAQHNSVISGVKSGSITEDKELTNGLLHTSGQLDVISPDTGQDRFTATSIQGHLGTLSINNQGHWIYTADNSQPTIQGLKSGESLTDTLLVHSVDGTEQKITVTINGTDDKAVIAGTATASLIEDKEVHNGLIRVDGALTITDADNGEAQFQATSLQGQFGTLSINQLGHWIYTADNSQSSIQGLKTGESLTDTLLVHSVDGTEQKITVTINGTDDKAEIAGTSTASLTEDKEIHNGLLRVDGALTVTDVDAGENQFQAEVLQGQFGTLSINNLGHWTYTADNSQPTIQGLKSRESLTDTLLVHSVDGTEQKISVTIDGTDDKAVIGGTATASLTEDKEVHSGQLRVDGALTVTDADSGQAQFTATSLQGQFGTLSINELGHWTYTADNSQTAIQGLKTGEALTDTLVVHSVDGTEQKITVTINGTDDKAVIAGTSTASLTEDKDVHVGQLRVDGALTITDSDNGQAQFSAETLQGQFGTLTINNLGHWTYTADNSQATIQGLTTGESVTDTLLVHSVDGTEQQVTVTINGTDDKAVIAGTATASLTEEKDVHQGQLRFDGALTVTDADNGQAQFTATSLQGQFGTLSINELGHWTYTAENSQATIQGLKTGESVTDTLVVHSVDGTSQQVSVTINGTDDKAVIAGTSTASLTEDKDVHGGQLRVDGALTITDADADQNQFAATSLQGQFGTLSINELGHWTYTADNSQATIQGLKNGESVTDTLIVHSVDGTEQKITVTINGTDDKAVIAGTATASLTEDKEVHNGLLRVDGALTVTDVDAGENQFQAGVLQGQFGTLSINQLGHWTYTADNSQTAIQGLKSGESLTDTLLVHSADGTEQKITVTINGSNDLPVISGVSSGNVIEQGENITGKANATGTLIATDLDSTDSIQWAISQPQGQGQFGNLSIDQQGNWRYQLDNSTGGTTDKLAAGQQQQETFWVTATDSSGVAVPHKVVVDVTGSNDKPIVTAWAQLAAGTEDKPVIIQIADLLRHASDIDTTDTLRVENLQASHGHLINNNDGSYTFTPDKDFNGEVRLSYNVVDGQGGNVSTQAKFDLAASPDNAVITDAQTNPNLRGVTEDRGYIDTHYKLNYNGQLNIQDPDAGEAKFDPNIGPQTNQGIGYDTKLGGHVVLMQNGHYTYTLDNRNIQHLAEGEAIKDSVVIRSADGTTHTIEMTVHGTNDRPTIAAQSHTVIEGGALIYGQMRGQDIDTGATLHYSTPKIDGLIFNTDGSYSFDPSNSSYQSLASGVTKTLTIPVTVTDEHNASSTQNLTISITGVNNAAVIGGVDTGDVIEGTAGRDMSPDYAQPGMSHLGNSPLYASGALTITDVDTDESAFDSHGVGYNYVGKYGDLLLREDGTWSYYADAGNIRGKGGHATNRGTAIDHLGKGETLTDTVTVYSKDGTSHDIVITIHGSNDRPYCSSEVQLNAGTEDTRQTITVAQLLQNTVDVDNNDAGLLSIENLHADHGSIKHNQDGSFTFTPEKDYNGQVHFTYDVKDAHGGITHTGASTSLTAVDDHTVFAGITTDFAKEDVDPGANSYGNFGGSRFAGTQWHQLTITDTDSKVDQIDIEFGGKTVTWQVGSPLDIQTNYGKFELTIYSHGPHKGELVWLYNGDNRNPSIQGLKEGESLHESITLVAPDGTRQALSVEIKGTEDHVIIDAPNHLGDVIEHQSTGAQVSGQLQAHDSDTHDSVSWAITQTAGKYGEFSVDTDGHWHYVVDESKAGVLGQGDKWNEHFTIEAISTDGSRITKTVTVVVHGSNDAPTVKSGLVLSQGSEDKQVILTQQDLLAHASDSDRNDQGWLRATHLTADHGTISTNADGSFTFTPEKDFNGDVHFSYDVTDRHGGVTHTSASTTLMAVNDAAHINGQSQASSNVNIFEDSATNRLTGLLALTDVDSGEANFVPQAHLLGQYGEINLEADGHWAYSLNNNLAATNALKAGQIVTDSFTFSSPDGTASHTINIQVHGHDDRPSLSLNEGEAQHSLDLFGGLNATGVSQLQFSTDGIHFSNRVPDGFMLARDGHTLQVDPAHNSYNHLANGIASTIDIKYQLQQSAGSNLQASQQQARVVITGTSDKPIIHSFSPHSPQNNGPVTGNLLQGATDVDDGAHLELHDVQYKDPVTQHYVTVQAGQTHNISGVGMIAISANGDYSFTPNNSFSGQVPSLIYRVTDTHGDYADNSQNTLSIHIDPYQPPIIAPLTVALANDTGSSATDLVTQDGTLSISGQTAGMQVEYSIDGGKNWSTQFSPIEGVNQLQVRQTDGAGHASAASSLSFTLDTQSPSPHISLDPVTADNVLNQTELSANLAVTGTVSSEVNVGDKVTLTLGARTYTGAVDANHQFSIDVPADQLGSHTNIMASITITDEAGNSATATDNHHYSIDTGASIRVNPISGDNIIEASEHHQTIDITGTVSGVEDGQTVTVSIGGHHYQAAVAHGAWSTSLTAAEVQALPGGTVDVTASVQDLAGNLASIHSPLFVGDSANPVPSLSFKAPPTPTGGGSIGSHISGDLVVPPLIQQLTPHLPSGGWAISDGKGHTSTSLHGQYGTLTIDPDTGHVDYVYSQAPAPGNKAAGGTHWAGQTVSEEHHDVFQVVYHDVHASNVDVKVNLDVTYVHGHSGHNQTSTHLVAMTVTPDTSVAPPPAAEMHDAPDDIQAFSASITEDESSFDHVVSDIGAADETPPAQPSHTHTAPISPSEASSPIDHYLQMVGISQTDITTASETPLATDLPDMAATQINQDAEMFDTQPTDAFENPLQDEHQHKLDDATMGEQPVDHLDNQVNDDELMHSALHNMHNQW encoded by the coding sequence ATGACCAAGTCAGACAAAGATAACAAACAACCTCATACCCTAGGCCTATCAGTTCCTGACGCAAACGATCAAAGCCAGATGGAACAAACGTCATTACATGGCAAAAAATCAACACGCAAGGCGTTTCAAAAGTCCAAGCAGATCGATAAGGATGTGAAGCGCTTAAAAGCCAAAGAGCTTAGAGATAAGGAACTAAAAACTACCGGCGACAACGAAGACCTCGTAGCGGCGAAATCAAAAGCTGCTCCTGTAAGCTCACAAAATGAGCAATCTGCTCCAGAGCAGTTACTAGAAGATCCTGCGGAAAAACAAGCGCAGACTAACATTAACATCGCAAATGTTGAGCAGAAGGCAATTCAAAGCAGAGAGTCAGAAGGCGGATCAGAGCAACAACAGTCGATCGATAACGCGCCTGAAGCGCCGACCAAAAGTAGTGGTACAGTCAGGTATCATGGTACCCATGGCAACATAATACCGACAGACACTCATATACCCCCAGTTACTACAGCACCTGATATATCCGTCGCAAAAACAGCGCAAGAGAACAATGCAGCCACGTTTATTCGTCAAAAAACGGTTAAAGCGCCGGATAATTCCGGGCCACATACTAATCCTCCCCAAGGTCAAGCAACAAACACAAATACGAAAGAACAGATGCTTGGAAAAGGCCATATCCCGCCAACGGATGGCCATACTAGCGTCACTCAAACCGGCTCTTCAAGCGAAAAAGATCCCCTAGGGGCACCATTAATTCCTTCGCCAGCACAGCACAATTCTGTCATATCGGGCGTTAAATCAGGTTCAATCACCGAAGACAAGGAGCTTACTAACGGGCTGCTTCACACTTCGGGTCAGCTCGATGTTATATCTCCTGACACAGGGCAAGATCGATTTACGGCGACCTCAATACAAGGCCATCTTGGTACGCTGAGTATCAATAATCAGGGTCACTGGATCTACACCGCCGATAATTCTCAGCCTACGATCCAAGGCCTTAAAAGCGGTGAGTCACTCACCGACACATTGCTGGTGCACTCCGTTGATGGCACTGAACAAAAAATCACTGTGACGATTAACGGTACCGACGATAAAGCCGTGATTGCTGGCACAGCAACAGCAAGTTTAATTGAAGATAAAGAGGTTCATAATGGCCTAATTCGCGTTGATGGTGCGTTAACAATCACTGACGCAGACAACGGCGAAGCCCAGTTCCAAGCAACATCTTTGCAAGGCCAATTTGGTACCTTGTCGATTAATCAATTAGGTCATTGGATCTACACCGCAGACAACTCACAAAGTTCAATTCAAGGGCTAAAAACCGGTGAGTCACTCACCGACACATTACTGGTGCACTCCGTTGATGGCACTGAGCAAAAAATCACTGTCACCATTAACGGGACTGATGACAAAGCCGAAATCGCTGGCACCAGCACCGCCAGTCTCACGGAAGATAAAGAGATTCATAATGGCCTACTTCGCGTTGATGGTGCGCTGACTGTCACTGATGTTGATGCTGGAGAAAACCAATTCCAAGCAGAAGTATTGCAAGGCCAGTTCGGTACGCTGAGTATCAATAATCTGGGTCATTGGACCTACACCGCTGATAATTCTCAGCCTACGATCCAAGGCCTTAAAAGCAGAGAGTCACTCACCGACACGTTACTGGTGCACTCCGTTGATGGCACCGAGCAAAAAATCTCTGTCACGATTGATGGCACCGACGATAAAGCGGTGATAGGTGGTACTGCAACCGCGAGTCTTACCGAAGATAAAGAGGTTCATAGTGGGCAGCTACGTGTCGATGGGGCGCTGACGGTAACGGATGCGGATAGTGGTCAGGCACAATTTACCGCGACCTCATTACAAGGGCAGTTTGGTACTCTTTCAATCAATGAATTAGGTCATTGGACTTACACTGCGGATAATTCACAAACGGCTATTCAAGGCTTAAAAACCGGTGAAGCCTTAACTGACACTCTAGTTGTTCACAGCGTCGATGGCACTGAACAGAAAATCACAGTGACGATTAACGGCACCGACGATAAAGCCGTGATTGCTGGCACATCAACGGCCTCGCTCACTGAAGATAAAGACGTTCATGTGGGTCAATTGCGCGTGGATGGTGCCCTGACCATTACTGATAGCGATAACGGCCAAGCTCAGTTCAGCGCAGAAACCCTGCAAGGTCAATTCGGAACACTGACCATCAATAACTTAGGTCATTGGACCTACACAGCCGATAACTCACAAGCCACGATTCAAGGCTTAACAACCGGAGAGTCAGTAACTGATACCCTGCTGGTTCATTCTGTGGATGGCACTGAACAACAAGTCACTGTCACTATTAACGGCACTGATGATAAAGCCGTGATTGCTGGCACAGCAACAGCAAGTTTAACTGAAGAGAAAGACGTTCATCAGGGGCAGCTTCGATTCGATGGGGCGCTGACGGTAACGGATGCGGATAATGGTCAGGCACAATTTACCGCGACCTCATTGCAAGGGCAGTTTGGTACTCTTTCAATCAATGAATTAGGTCATTGGACTTACACCGCCGAAAATTCACAAGCGACTATTCAAGGTTTAAAAACAGGTGAATCTGTTACAGATACACTCGTTGTGCACTCGGTTGATGGTACTTCACAACAAGTGTCAGTAACCATTAACGGCACTGATGATAAAGCCGTGATAGCAGGCACCAGCACCGCAAGCCTGACTGAAGATAAAGACGTTCATGGTGGTCAACTTCGTGTTGATGGGGCGCTGACTATCACTGACGCCGATGCAGACCAAAACCAATTCGCTGCTACCTCGTTGCAAGGTCAGTTTGGTACTCTTTCAATCAATGAATTAGGTCACTGGACTTACACTGCGGATAATTCACAAGCGACCATTCAAGGGTTAAAAAACGGAGAGTCAGTTACCGATACTCTAATTGTTCATAGTGTTGACGGCACTGAACAGAAAATCACAGTGACGATTAACGGCACCGACGATAAAGCCGTGATTGCTGGCACAGCCACGGCCTCGCTCACTGAAGACAAAGAGGTTCATAATGGCCTACTTCGCGTTGATGGGGCGCTGACGGTCACTGATGTTGACGCTGGAGAAAACCAATTCCAAGCAGGTGTATTGCAAGGCCAATTTGGCACCTTGTCGATTAACCAATTGGGTCATTGGACCTACACAGCTGACAATTCTCAGACTGCTATTCAAGGCCTTAAGAGCGGTGAGTCACTCACCGACACGCTGCTAGTCCACTCTGCTGATGGCACCGAGCAAAAGATCACTGTCACCATTAACGGCTCTAACGACTTACCCGTTATTTCAGGAGTATCCTCAGGAAACGTTATTGAACAGGGAGAAAATATTACTGGGAAAGCGAATGCGACTGGCACCCTTATTGCGACTGATCTTGACTCAACTGACAGTATTCAATGGGCGATTAGCCAACCTCAAGGTCAAGGTCAATTTGGTAATTTATCAATCGATCAGCAAGGAAACTGGCGTTATCAGTTAGATAATTCAACAGGTGGCACGACAGACAAGCTGGCTGCAGGTCAACAGCAACAAGAGACATTTTGGGTAACGGCAACCGACTCATCAGGAGTGGCTGTACCACATAAAGTTGTTGTTGATGTAACGGGGAGTAATGATAAGCCTATTGTCACTGCTTGGGCTCAACTAGCAGCCGGAACAGAAGACAAACCTGTCATAATTCAAATCGCAGATCTACTCAGACACGCAAGCGATATTGATACCACTGATACTCTGCGAGTCGAGAACTTGCAAGCCTCCCATGGCCACCTCATAAACAATAACGATGGCAGCTACACCTTCACTCCAGATAAGGATTTTAATGGTGAAGTTCGCTTGAGCTATAACGTAGTAGATGGGCAAGGTGGCAATGTTAGTACCCAAGCCAAATTTGACCTAGCAGCATCTCCCGATAATGCAGTTATTACCGACGCCCAAACAAACCCGAACTTACGGGGTGTCACTGAAGATCGCGGCTATATCGATACTCACTATAAACTGAATTATAACGGCCAACTGAACATCCAAGACCCAGATGCCGGTGAAGCTAAATTTGATCCAAATATTGGCCCGCAAACCAACCAAGGTATTGGTTATGACACTAAGCTAGGCGGCCATGTGGTGCTAATGCAAAATGGTCATTACACCTACACCTTGGACAATCGAAATATTCAACACCTCGCAGAGGGAGAAGCGATAAAAGACTCGGTTGTTATTCGCTCAGCGGATGGCACCACCCATACCATTGAAATGACGGTTCACGGTACAAATGACAGACCCACGATTGCTGCACAGTCGCATACGGTTATTGAAGGTGGTGCCCTCATATATGGGCAAATGCGTGGGCAAGATATTGATACTGGCGCAACACTGCATTACTCAACCCCCAAAATTGATGGACTGATATTTAACACTGATGGCAGCTATAGCTTCGATCCGAGCAACTCAAGTTATCAATCCTTAGCATCTGGCGTCACAAAAACCCTTACCATCCCGGTCACTGTAACCGATGAGCATAATGCCAGCTCTACGCAAAACCTTACTATTAGTATTACTGGAGTTAATAATGCCGCTGTCATAGGTGGGGTTGATACGGGGGATGTCATCGAAGGTACTGCAGGTCGAGATATGTCCCCTGATTATGCTCAACCTGGTATGAGTCATTTAGGTAATAGTCCTCTTTATGCCAGTGGTGCGCTAACTATTACTGATGTTGATACAGATGAATCTGCATTTGATTCTCATGGCGTCGGATACAATTATGTCGGTAAATATGGCGATTTGTTACTGCGAGAAGATGGTACGTGGTCCTATTATGCTGATGCTGGAAACATCCGTGGGAAAGGTGGCCATGCAACAAATAGGGGCACCGCAATTGATCATCTTGGCAAAGGAGAAACCCTGACTGATACTGTGACCGTTTATTCAAAAGATGGCACATCTCACGATATTGTCATCACCATTCATGGCAGTAATGATCGCCCCTATTGTTCGTCAGAAGTGCAACTGAATGCAGGCACTGAAGATACTCGCCAAACCATTACAGTCGCGCAACTGCTGCAAAACACGGTTGATGTAGATAACAATGATGCTGGGCTGCTGAGCATTGAGAACCTGCATGCCGACCACGGTTCCATTAAGCATAATCAAGACGGCAGTTTCACCTTTACACCAGAGAAAGATTATAACGGCCAAGTTCATTTCACCTATGACGTGAAAGATGCCCACGGTGGTATCACTCACACTGGTGCATCCACTAGCTTGACTGCTGTAGATGATCACACAGTATTTGCTGGCATAACCACAGATTTTGCTAAAGAAGATGTTGACCCTGGTGCCAACTCTTATGGCAACTTTGGTGGCAGCCGTTTTGCTGGTACCCAATGGCATCAACTAACGATTACGGATACAGACAGTAAGGTTGATCAAATCGACATTGAGTTTGGTGGGAAAACTGTTACTTGGCAAGTCGGGTCGCCTCTTGATATCCAAACCAATTATGGCAAGTTCGAACTAACAATATATTCTCATGGCCCGCACAAGGGCGAGCTAGTTTGGTTGTATAACGGTGATAATCGCAACCCATCGATTCAAGGTTTAAAAGAAGGGGAATCTTTACACGAAAGTATCACTTTAGTTGCGCCAGACGGCACCCGCCAAGCACTGTCTGTAGAGATAAAAGGCACAGAAGATCATGTAATTATTGATGCCCCCAATCATCTTGGCGATGTGATTGAGCATCAATCAACAGGCGCACAAGTCAGTGGTCAGCTACAGGCCCATGATAGTGATACTCATGATTCAGTGAGCTGGGCCATTACCCAAACTGCTGGCAAATATGGTGAATTTTCAGTTGATACCGATGGCCACTGGCACTACGTTGTCGATGAGTCAAAAGCAGGAGTATTAGGGCAAGGTGATAAATGGAACGAACACTTCACCATTGAGGCTATATCAACCGATGGGAGCCGAATCACCAAGACAGTGACTGTTGTTGTTCACGGTAGTAACGACGCGCCAACCGTTAAAAGCGGCCTAGTACTTAGCCAAGGCAGTGAAGACAAGCAGGTTATATTAACCCAACAGGATTTGTTAGCCCATGCCAGTGATAGTGACCGCAACGATCAAGGCTGGCTAAGAGCCACCCACTTAACAGCCGATCATGGGACAATCAGCACCAATGCCGATGGCAGCTTCACCTTTACCCCTGAGAAAGACTTTAACGGCGATGTTCACTTTAGTTATGACGTCACCGATCGTCATGGCGGTGTTACCCATACCAGCGCAAGTACAACCTTAATGGCGGTGAATGATGCGGCCCATATCAATGGTCAGTCACAAGCATCATCGAACGTCAATATATTCGAAGATAGCGCTACAAACCGCCTTACGGGGCTGCTGGCACTGACCGATGTCGATAGTGGCGAAGCCAACTTTGTGCCACAAGCTCATTTACTGGGGCAATATGGTGAAATAAATTTAGAAGCAGATGGCCACTGGGCATATAGCCTAAACAACAACTTAGCCGCAACCAATGCCTTAAAGGCAGGCCAAATTGTCACCGATAGCTTTACCTTTAGTTCACCCGACGGCACCGCTAGCCACACCATCAACATTCAAGTTCACGGCCATGATGATCGCCCTAGCCTCAGCCTCAACGAAGGGGAAGCACAGCATTCACTCGATCTCTTTGGCGGGCTTAATGCTACGGGCGTGAGCCAATTGCAATTTTCAACTGACGGTATCCACTTTTCTAATCGGGTGCCCGATGGTTTTATGCTTGCCAGAGATGGGCATACCTTGCAGGTCGACCCCGCCCACAATAGCTACAACCACTTAGCTAACGGCATTGCCTCAACCATTGACATTAAGTATCAGTTACAACAAAGCGCGGGCAGCAACCTACAAGCCTCGCAGCAGCAAGCACGAGTAGTTATCACTGGCACCAGCGACAAACCGATTATTCACAGCTTTAGCCCGCATTCGCCACAAAACAATGGCCCGGTTACAGGGAATCTACTCCAAGGCGCAACAGATGTGGATGATGGTGCACACTTAGAGCTTCATGATGTGCAGTATAAAGATCCTGTAACGCAGCACTACGTGACGGTTCAAGCGGGGCAAACTCACAACATTAGCGGTGTTGGGATGATTGCGATTTCAGCCAATGGCGACTACAGCTTTACTCCAAACAACTCTTTTAGTGGGCAAGTGCCTTCTCTTATCTATCGAGTAACAGACACGCACGGTGATTATGCGGATAATAGCCAGAACACCTTGAGTATTCATATAGATCCATACCAGCCTCCCATTATTGCACCGTTAACGGTAGCACTGGCAAATGATACCGGTAGCTCGGCTACAGATTTAGTCACTCAGGATGGGACGCTTAGCATCTCAGGCCAAACAGCGGGAATGCAGGTAGAGTATTCTATTGACGGCGGCAAAAATTGGAGTACCCAATTTTCGCCAATTGAAGGGGTGAATCAGCTACAGGTAAGACAGACTGATGGTGCTGGGCATGCTTCAGCAGCCAGCAGTCTTAGTTTCACCCTAGACACCCAATCACCTTCGCCACATATTAGTCTTGATCCTGTTACCGCCGATAACGTGCTTAATCAAACAGAGCTCAGCGCTAATCTAGCGGTCACTGGGACAGTGAGCAGCGAGGTCAATGTAGGAGATAAGGTTACCCTTACGCTGGGGGCACGCACATACACCGGTGCAGTTGATGCTAATCATCAATTCTCTATTGACGTTCCCGCCGACCAACTGGGCAGTCACACCAATATCATGGCATCAATCACTATAACCGATGAAGCCGGAAACAGTGCCACCGCGACAGATAACCATCACTACAGCATAGATACAGGCGCAAGCATTCGGGTTAACCCCATTTCCGGCGACAATATTATTGAAGCGAGTGAACACCACCAAACCATTGATATAACCGGTACTGTGTCTGGGGTTGAAGATGGACAAACAGTTACAGTCTCCATTGGCGGTCATCACTACCAAGCTGCAGTGGCTCATGGTGCTTGGAGTACTTCTTTAACTGCAGCAGAGGTGCAGGCTCTGCCGGGAGGCACCGTTGATGTTACCGCGTCAGTTCAGGATCTTGCGGGTAATCTAGCATCAATACACAGTCCGCTTTTTGTTGGTGATAGCGCTAATCCTGTACCGAGCTTGAGCTTTAAAGCACCACCCACACCTACGGGCGGTGGCAGTATTGGCTCGCACATATCTGGCGATTTGGTTGTACCACCGTTAATACAACAACTCACCCCTCATTTACCCAGTGGTGGTTGGGCGATTAGTGATGGAAAAGGTCATACCTCTACTAGCCTACACGGCCAATATGGCACCTTAACTATCGACCCAGATACTGGTCACGTTGACTATGTTTATAGCCAAGCGCCAGCTCCTGGCAATAAAGCAGCAGGAGGCACCCATTGGGCAGGGCAAACAGTATCAGAAGAGCATCATGATGTGTTTCAAGTTGTTTATCACGATGTACATGCATCAAATGTGGATGTTAAAGTGAATCTGGATGTGACCTATGTTCATGGCCATAGTGGTCACAATCAAACCTCTACTCATCTTGTTGCTATGACCGTCACACCTGACACTTCGGTGGCTCCGCCACCGGCTGCTGAGATGCACGACGCACCGGACGACATACAGGCTTTTAGCGCCAGCATCACAGAAGATGAATCATCATTTGACCATGTAGTATCAGATATTGGCGCTGCCGATGAAACACCTCCCGCTCAGCCGTCACATACACATACAGCTCCGATTAGTCCTTCAGAAGCAAGTTCGCCCATCGATCACTATTTACAAATGGTTGGTATAAGTCAGACGGATATTACGACAGCATCTGAGACACCATTGGCCACTGATTTACCTGATATGGCAGCAACACAGATTAACCAAGATGCAGAGATGTTTGATACCCAGCCTACAGACGCGTTTGAAAACCCCTTGCAGGATGAACACCAGCATAAACTTGATGATGCCACGATGGGTGAGCAGCCGGTCGACCACTTAGATAACCAAGTCAACGATGACGAGCTGATGCACTCCGCACTCCACAATATGCACAATCAATGGTAA
- a CDS encoding HlyD family type I secretion periplasmic adaptor subunit: protein MQQSPLRQRVWHAYEFADAVESPAEQRLIRNIIFIVSGAILLIATWSIFTSIEEVAKAKGQVVPLGHRQIIQSQLGGTLATINVEEGDVVKKGDVLANFLAIDSQSAVEELESKQANLTLQIERYNAFIERREMNVSNYATTYPSLVSQQIKAFGHMQAEFNASVALAETGLAKTQAELDAIKSELPALRDQISASTKTLAMMNSLSGQKAVSQVQILDAQQKTDSYLRELKAMEGKELVLAKNLANDRQQLKQKQAALFTEVSEKRADAQAELLAVRARLKSSGQQVAQTTVLSPVNGVIQSIPSTSSGSVVAPGGTVAVIVPTTPTALLEAKLSPRDIGFVTVGQTARIKVDAFDYSRYGALDGVVKKISPTTDADEHGGVFYKVQIAIEKPYFRDNPEQFGLIPGMTAEADIVTGEKTVFQYLWKPIFTNISSAFGER from the coding sequence ATGCAGCAATCCCCTCTTCGTCAACGAGTATGGCACGCGTATGAATTCGCTGATGCAGTCGAATCCCCTGCAGAACAGCGCCTAATACGTAACATTATCTTTATTGTGAGTGGCGCAATTTTATTAATAGCAACGTGGTCAATTTTCACGTCTATCGAGGAGGTAGCAAAGGCAAAAGGTCAAGTAGTGCCTCTTGGTCACAGACAGATAATACAAAGCCAACTAGGTGGAACACTGGCGACAATTAACGTGGAAGAGGGTGATGTCGTAAAAAAAGGCGATGTCTTGGCCAATTTCTTAGCCATTGATAGTCAATCCGCAGTGGAAGAATTAGAGAGCAAACAAGCAAACTTAACGCTACAGATAGAACGCTACAATGCATTTATTGAACGTCGGGAAATGAATGTATCCAATTATGCAACCACCTACCCTTCCCTTGTATCTCAGCAGATAAAGGCTTTTGGTCACATGCAAGCAGAGTTCAATGCTAGCGTAGCACTAGCAGAAACGGGGCTCGCAAAAACGCAAGCTGAACTCGATGCCATTAAGTCTGAATTACCAGCACTCAGAGATCAGATCAGTGCTTCAACAAAGACGTTGGCGATGATGAACTCGCTGAGCGGTCAGAAAGCCGTTTCTCAAGTACAAATATTAGATGCCCAACAAAAAACTGATAGCTATTTGCGTGAACTAAAGGCAATGGAAGGAAAAGAACTTGTCTTGGCTAAAAATCTCGCTAATGACCGCCAACAGTTAAAACAGAAGCAAGCGGCGCTTTTTACTGAAGTCAGTGAAAAACGTGCTGACGCGCAAGCAGAACTGTTAGCGGTTCGCGCTCGGCTGAAATCATCTGGCCAACAGGTCGCCCAAACCACCGTTTTGTCTCCGGTAAATGGAGTCATCCAATCAATACCGTCTACCTCATCGGGCAGTGTTGTTGCCCCGGGAGGCACGGTGGCAGTTATTGTTCCCACAACACCAACGGCCTTGCTGGAAGCCAAGCTATCACCTCGTGACATCGGCTTTGTTACCGTAGGACAGACGGCTCGAATTAAAGTTGATGCCTTTGATTACAGTCGGTATGGCGCCCTTGATGGCGTTGTAAAAAAGATATCACCAACCACGGATGCCGACGAGCACGGCGGGGTATTTTACAAAGTACAAATAGCGATCGAAAAACCCTATTTTCGTGATAATCCCGAACAATTTGGGTTGATACCAGGCATGACCGCTGAGGCTGATATCGTGACCGGCGAAAAAACTGTCTTCCAATACCTATGGAAGCCGATCTTCACCAACATCAGCAGCGCCTTCGGTGAACGTTAG